In Polyangiaceae bacterium, the DNA window GGCTCGAATTCCGAACCGCTGTTCGGCGCTACACCGCTGTTCGTGAGTCCATATGCGCGGGTATCAGCCGCGCCAAACGAATATCCAGACACACCACGGCACAGCGGTAATGCATTCCTAAACCGTTGGTCGCAAGTTCGATTCTTGCCTGGGGCGCCTATCATTTCAAGCACTTAGCGTGCCGGTGGTTCGGTTAGGAAAAACCGTCCGGAACCCTGTTGCCCAACTGTTGCCCAAGCCTTCACGAGCGACCATGCTCGTCAGGACACTGCTGAGCCTGTAAGAAAGTGCCTGAAACGTAGGGTTTTGGTGATGTTGCGGGGTGTCCAGCGGGGGCGGATCCGTTGCCCAACTGTTGCCCACGCCGTGAAAAATCGCCTATGGATCAAGGCGAAATTGATCCAATGCGCGATGAGCGCTCGCCCGTCCGCTACGCGGGCGCGTTCGCGGGCGGGCTGGACGGCGAGCGTCCGCGAGCAGCGATCTTCCGTGCGGCATCCTCGAGATCGGCCTTGAGGAAGTGCACGTAGCGCTGCGTGGTGGACAGGTGCACGTGCCCCGCCATGCGCTGCACGACGTGCACGGGGATGCCGGCGCGCAGCCATGACGTGATGGCATAGTGCCGCAGGCTGTAGATCGACCAACCTTCGAGGCCCGCGCGGTGGATGACGCGTTCGAAGGCTTGATCGAGCCCGAACTGGCCCCACGGGAGGCCAAGGTAGTTGGTCGCGATGTGGCCTTCGCGGTCGCCGTGCATCTCGGGCGCGAGCACGCGAGCGAGCTCGGGCGAGATGGGCACCTCGCGCTGTCCGGTCTTGGGCGTGTGGATTTCGCCGTGGGACCAGCCGCGGCGGATGGTGATGAACCCGCCGACGGGTTCGCCGTTTTCGTACCGGAGCTGCACGTCTCGACGGCGGAGCGCGCGGACTTCGTTGGGGCGAAGGCCGGCGTCCGACATGAGCGTGAAGCTCAAGCGGTGCGACTTGCGCGCGTGGTCGAGCAAGAGCGCGACTTGCTCGTCGGTCGGAATTTCGAGCACGCTTTGCCCAATTTTCTTGAGCGTCGGCATATTCGCCGGTATGGCCGGGATGTATTGCCGTGACGCTGCGAAACGCAGCAATGAGCGGAGCACAATTTGGATATTGTTGCGCGTGCTCAATGCGAGCGTTCGCTTGGTCAGCTCGAGGTCCAGCTCTTCGGCAGCTCGACCATCGACTTGCGTGATGGGCAATGCGCCGAATTTGGGGAGCAGCTCGCTTGCGAATACCGCGTCGTATCCCTTCCTGGTCGTGATTTTGAGGTCGGTGACCATGAAGGTTTGGCGGAACTCGTCGACGACTTCGGCGAACGTCTTCACCGATTCAGGCGGAATTGATTGGGGCGTTTCGCTTTCGGCGCCTGGTTCATACGGCGAGCCGTACCGCGCGATATTGAGCATGTAGCGTTTTTCTTCCGCTTTGGCTGCCGTCATGCTTTGCGTTTGGGCATCTTTGCGGAAGCGTTCTTGGCGACCGTTTTTCGTGGTGTATCGGATGTCAATGACCAGGCACGGTTTCCCGCGCCGCTGAGACTTGCGAACGGCCATGATGGTCCTTTCGGCTCGGCTCAGCCACGGCTGCGATGGGGCAGGGTGTAGCATGGGGAGGTGCGTCGGGTCAATCCCACGTGTGGACAAACGCAGATGCGGCCGCGCGTGGTCGGCGGTCGAGGCACTCATGCGTTTGGGTCACGAGTTCCCCAAAACCCACTGGGGCTCACAGCAAAGCCCCTGGCTTTGCCGGCGTTGTTCACTCACGATTTACAGCAAAACGTCTTCTCTCCCGTCGGGATGACTTTACCGATTGGCTCGCCCCCCTTTAATGTGCACGTTCCAGCTGGAGCTTTTCCCATGATCGAAAAGTCCACGGTTGGATTGATTGCAGCACATGCACCCCCTGCACCGACGATCACTCCCTCGCCGGAACAACCAGACTGCTCGAACACTTCGTACTCGCCTCCCGAACAACCTGCGATACAACCGCAAGGCGTGCATCCCTGGCGCTCGTCAACGTACCCGGTAAATGCGTTGGTCGAAATGGCGCTCCAACCGGCAGGACAAACCGGTAGGTGGCTATTGGCATACATACATAAATGCTCATCATTGCCGACGACTACCTTGCTCGGATGCTTCACCGCACAGGCGGAAACTTTCGTCTTCATTGCGGGGCTTGCAATCGGCGCTCCGCCCGCTGCCGTACAATTACCCGCCGCCACCTGCCCATCTCCAATGGTCGCCACCGATTGGAGCACTTCAAATATCCCGAGATTGAACAAGTCAATCGAGACGCATTCGTCGACACCCGGATTGAAAACGAAGTCCGGGGACGTACACATTGCGGTCTGGAAGTCCAAAGCAACATCGGGCCCAGAGCACGATACGCTCGACGCATCGCACGTGCAGGCGTCGCATATTTGCTCATTCGGATTCTGGTACAAAGTCACCGCTGCCGAACCGTCTGCACAGGTTGGGGAGGGCGCGTCGATGGATGAAATCGAAATGACCGCAAACCCATCGAAGTCGAGCGGAAGTTGATCCACGCAAATGGAATTCGCTTTGCAGTCGGAATCGGCACAATCCGTTTTCCCATCGCCGTCGTCGTCTTCGTCGTTCATGCAATCCTCCGCAGCCATTCCCGCGCCACCGTCTGATTCACTGCTTTCACCATCATCGGTAGGCTGCGAAAATGATGCCTCCAGAGGACACGTCGCCAAGTCTTCACACGTTGGATCGCCAATACACCCCGTGAGCACCAGTGCGATCGTCAACGCAGGCCATTTCAGCATCGATTTCATGACATCCCTCCTCATTCGATCAAAACGTTCCACCCATCCAAACCGTCGCGCCACCAGGAACAGGAACGACCACGGCTGCCACGTTCGGGGCACGTTTCGTGGATGAGTCCCGATGTTTGGGCAGTACGATTGCCGTGACCAAGACAGCAAGCCCTACGCCACTCGCGACGAACCCACCCCATGCAGTCCGATATGCACCGTCGCGCTTTTCAACCAGCTCGGCAACGCGTGAGCAATCATCACTGCCCGCGTCATGCGCACATTGCGACGTGCGCAGAGGAAATGCCGCCACCGTTGCCGAACGCTGCTGCTCGGCGTTTTGCCCAGATACAGCGTATGCCACGCCAATTCCTGTGCCTGTTACACCAACGAGCCCTCCAGCCACCGTCGTCGCAATTCGCCATGCAGGCCAAGGCGACTTCTTCGGTTGGCGTTGAACGACGCGTGCCGATTCCGGTTTGTCCTTTCGGCCAACGGCTTTTCTCGGCCCGAAGATCAGCTCGATGTTGCCCACATGGCCCGCCACGACCTCGATACGTTTTTGTATTTGCTGATCATCGATTTGCGCTTCGATTAAATGCTCACCGGCTTCGAGAAAAATCGGATTGATGGCGGGAAAGGATCCCACGAACGCTCCATCGATGCGCAGCCGCGCTCCTTTTTCTGTCTTCACGTCAATGACTGCCACACGGCTCAATGCCGTTTGCAACAACCCCTCGATGACCGCTCGGCCTCCCTGCGCACCTTGTTCGTCCATCTCGTCGACATGTTTCGTCAGCACTTGGGCAGCTCGAGTGTAGATGCCCAGATCCATGAAACAGCGAGCGACACGCACGACGACCAATGCTTTGGGGCCGTCACCGGATTGTAGCGGTCCTTCGCATTCATCCCAGTTGTGTTTTTTCGCGGTAGGTTCTTGGGCCTCGGTCATGCCGGACAAACAAAGCATAGCCATTCCCACAAGGAGTCCCAGTCTCACTCGAAACATACGTGCCTTTCCGCGCCCGGTCATGTGCCGTCACGCATGAAGCACGATGCGACAAACCTCGATGACGGGCAAGAAGGTGTCAGGTCGAAGGCGACACCCTCATTCAGCTCGGATTGATTTCCCCATTCGAAACGAATGAGGCCGGTTTTTCCCTCTCGTCGTCAACGCAAGGAAAATACCGAACGTGTCAGGTCGGGGGCGACAGTGGCGATGGTTGGTGCTGCGAATGGGTCAACGTTCAATGATTCGACGTCGACAACGACGAACGCACCGAGCGGTCGATGCGCGGTCAAAGGTCGTCGGCATCCAAGCCATGTTCGGCGATGAGCTCGTGCAAGTATTGCCGGGTAATACCAACCTCGCGCGCCGATTTGGACACGTTGCCTCCACATTGTTCAAGCTTGGCCTTCAAGAATGCGCGGTCGAAGTGATCGAGCACGGCTTGGCGTGCGTCGGCCAAGGGAAGCGTCAAGAGGTTATCGATATTGGGTCGCTTCGCATTGTTTCCATCGTAGTTGGCCAAATAATGCTTGACATTTTCGACGGCGAGGAAAAGCTCGACGAACTTCTTCAATTCGGCAACGTTGTGCGGCCACATGTGTGCACGAAAAAAAGTCATCGCCACCTGCGGCAAATCGACGAGCCGTCGCGGAGGATCCTTGTGGGCCAGAAATGTCTCGACCAGCAATCGAATGTCGTCCTTGCGATGACGTAACGGTGGCACGGCAATGATCGCCGCCCCGTGCGCGCGTGCATAGTCACCGAGCCCATGGGCCTCGAGGTACCCCGGCTGCACCGAGATGACGACTCGCGCGGCGAACACTCGCGGTTCCGTGGCTCCAACCGGCACGAAGCGTTGCGTTCGCAATGCGCTGACGAGCGTCTTTACCACGTCTTCCGGCAATGCATCGACATTGCCCAGAAAAATTAAGCCCCCTCGCGCCTTGTCGAGAATGCCGCGCGGCCCCACGGTTGCCTTGCCTCCCGAAACGCTGGCGCTTCCGAAGAGGGTCCGTGCCTGCTGATCTCGTCGCAGCTTGCGGCAATCCACCATGAGTGTCGGAGGTTTGGCGGCACGGTCAGCGATTGCTTGGGCTAGAAGTGACCGCCCACTGCCCGCCTCACCCACCAAAAGGATCGGCAATTCTGCGTTCGATGCGGTGGCGAGTTGCGCGAACATCGCGCGCATCATGAGGCTCTGCCCCACCGCATTTCCGAAGCTCGCCGTCGGTGAAAGTGGGAGTTCTCGAGGTCCGAGGTGCTGAATCTTCAATGTGGTCGTTCCAATACGCACCACCGCGTGTTCGGTAAGTACGCATTCGATGACGCGTGTGGTTCCAATCCACGAACCGTTCTTGCTACCTAAATCGCGGAGCAAGACGCCTTGCTCGGTCACGCGAATTTCGCAATGCTCGCTCGATACGTGGGGATCGTTCAAGACGATATCGCAACTCGGGCGCGTGCCAATGACGACTGGGGCGAGGTCGACATGGTAGGAAGCCGTGGTTCGACCGTGATTCAATGCGACATCGAGCCGAATGAGCGGGACGACCATGGTTCCGCGAATGGTCTGCGTAACCGTGAGCTGAGTTGCGCTCGCATCGAACGGCTCTCCCTGGGCTGTGCACGGTGCATGCATCGTTTTGGGGTTCCTTGTTGGTCAGAACAGCCGAGTTCTGGATTGGAAGTTACCGTTTGTCGCTGGGCATCGAACGAACATGATGGTCGATGAAGCGAGCTTTATGGAGAATATCGCGCTACCATTCGATGTGATGGGCCTGCCGCAAGTTGTCTTTGAAGGTGGAATCGATTGCCATGCTTCATTTTTGGTGGAAACGGTAGGGGCAAACCTTATTCGGAGGCACGAGGTCGGTCGCGGTGTGGCCAACGTGCGCTTCAATCGAGTCAGTCGCTTGTGGGCGAGAACCATGGCAAGTAAGCGACATTTCTGGCACCATGCAAGTCAGCGACGAATACCTAGCCTACCGCGCGCATCGAAATCCAATGTACGTGCTGCGCGTGTCGGGACTTGCGGAGCTACGCAATGACGAGGGCAACCCACTACGAACGACCCGGGTGGTTGCGCCTGTCATGGCGGCGCAATCATTGCACGGGGTCGTATAGGGGTCTTGGTATCCATCGAGATTCCATTCGTCCATACTTCCCCCCAGGTCCGCATGCGACCATTTGCCATCGCTCTTGGGCGATCTCGACCCTACGGACACCGCTGCGTTGTTGCAGGATTTCTGGAATA includes these proteins:
- a CDS encoding site-specific integrase, which produces MAVRKSQRRGKPCLVIDIRYTTKNGRQERFRKDAQTQSMTAAKAEEKRYMLNIARYGSPYEPGAESETPQSIPPESVKTFAEVVDEFRQTFMVTDLKITTRKGYDAVFASELLPKFGALPITQVDGRAAEELDLELTKRTLALSTRNNIQIVLRSLLRFAASRQYIPAIPANMPTLKKIGQSVLEIPTDEQVALLLDHARKSHRLSFTLMSDAGLRPNEVRALRRRDVQLRYENGEPVGGFITIRRGWSHGEIHTPKTGQREVPISPELARVLAPEMHGDREGHIATNYLGLPWGQFGLDQAFERVIHRAGLEGWSIYSLRHYAITSWLRAGIPVHVVQRMAGHVHLSTTQRYVHFLKADLEDAARKIAARGRSPSSPPANAPA
- a CDS encoding sigma 54-interacting transcriptional regulator — encoded protein: MHAPCTAQGEPFDASATQLTVTQTIRGTMVVPLIRLDVALNHGRTTASYHVDLAPVVIGTRPSCDIVLNDPHVSSEHCEIRVTEQGVLLRDLGSKNGSWIGTTRVIECVLTEHAVVRIGTTTLKIQHLGPRELPLSPTASFGNAVGQSLMMRAMFAQLATASNAELPILLVGEAGSGRSLLAQAIADRAAKPPTLMVDCRKLRRDQQARTLFGSASVSGGKATVGPRGILDKARGGLIFLGNVDALPEDVVKTLVSALRTQRFVPVGATEPRVFAARVVISVQPGYLEAHGLGDYARAHGAAIIAVPPLRHRKDDIRLLVETFLAHKDPPRRLVDLPQVAMTFFRAHMWPHNVAELKKFVELFLAVENVKHYLANYDGNNAKRPNIDNLLTLPLADARQAVLDHFDRAFLKAKLEQCGGNVSKSAREVGITRQYLHELIAEHGLDADDL